From the Jeongeupia sp. HS-3 genome, the window CCCAGCACCTCGGCGGTATTGCGGTAGTTCAGCTTCAGGATCGTGGTGCGGCCTTGGGCCTGGATACCGACGCTGGCGAAGCTGAAGCGCCGTTTGCGGGCCTTTTGGTAGATGTCCTGTGCGCTGTCGTACATCACCAGCAATGCATTGGTGTTGGGATCGACCATCTGCACGATCAGGCGGAACCATTCCGGTTCGAAATCGTGTCCTTCGTCGATCAGGACGGCGCTGTATTGGCCTGCCGGCACTTCGCGACGGTTGACGCCATCGATGACGGTCTGGACCAGTTCAGCGAACTGGGTTGGCCCAGCTGCAGGCCGAGTGAGTAGATAGGTACGGATCATGTCGCTGCACCAGCTGTGCAGCGTACGGACGTTCACCTTCTGAGAAAGCCCTTTGTGGGCCATCCAGCCGGTCAGTTTCTGGGCCAGCGCACGATTGAAGCACAGCACCAGCACCGGTTTAGGCGATGCCTGCGCCAGAAACTCAGCTCGATAGCCAAGGATCATGGTCTTGCCGGAACCGGCAACGCCATGGATCACGCGGTGACCGTCGCCGAGGCTGCGGGCAAGTTGTTCCTGTTGCACATCCATCACCCGGATCAGGTCTGGCACCAAAGGCGCAGCCCCTTCGGGTGGATCAAACAAGCTGCCTTGTCGCGTCACGATCCGGACATCCGGGAACAGGTGCCAACGGATGCGATCGATTTGCGGCAAGGTGAGCGTGCATGGGAACGGGTGCAGGAACATGTGCCAGAGCCGCTCCTGAAACGCTTCGGCCTCCGCCGACTCGGTCATTTCATCCTGACAGATCACCAGATGCCCTGGCATCACCTCTTCCAAGCCCGAAGCTTCGAAATCCCGCCTGGAGATGTTGGTCAGCACCAGGCCGTGGCCGTAGGGCATACAGAGCTTGCCGGCATAGCGGCTGCTTGGGCCCTGCAGTAGCAGCGGGTCCTGCTTGAGCAAATCGATGGTGACGTTGATGAAATCACGCGCCTTCAGCAGCGGATTGACGTCCTTGACCATCCGCCCGTTGAACTCGGCTTGGATGATCGTTGGAGTAGCGGAGACGATGCTGCCGATCTTCCAGTCTTTGACTTCGAGCGCCAGCAAGCCGCGATGGGGATTGAGCACCAGGAAATCAGGGCGCCGCCGTTTGACGCCGACGGTGACGTCGTACCAGCACAAATAGTCATCTTCGAGCAGTGCTTCCAGCCGACGGGCAAAGCGCTTCTCACCAGACGTCATCCGGCTGAGGCAACTACCCAGATTTGGAATGAGTGTGGCCACTCGTACCTCTCCCCTATCATGACCAAACATTCACAGCACGTCAGTCATATTGCAATTTTTTGTCAGACGTAGATTAACGCATGCAGTGAATTTGGGCACGAGCACCAATGCAGCGGCATTGGGCATCGA encodes:
- a CDS encoding DEAD/DEAH box helicase, translated to MATLIPNLGSCLSRMTSGEKRFARRLEALLEDDYLCWYDVTVGVKRRRPDFLVLNPHRGLLALEVKDWKIGSIVSATPTIIQAEFNGRMVKDVNPLLKARDFINVTIDLLKQDPLLLQGPSSRYAGKLCMPYGHGLVLTNISRRDFEASGLEEVMPGHLVICQDEMTESAEAEAFQERLWHMFLHPFPCTLTLPQIDRIRWHLFPDVRIVTRQGSLFDPPEGAAPLVPDLIRVMDVQQEQLARSLGDGHRVIHGVAGSGKTMILGYRAEFLAQASPKPVLVLCFNRALAQKLTGWMAHKGLSQKVNVRTLHSWCSDMIRTYLLTRPAAGPTQFAELVQTVIDGVNRREVPAGQYSAVLIDEGHDFEPEWFRLIVQMVDPNTNALLVMYDSAQDIYQKARKRRFSFASVGIQAQGRTTILKLNYRNTAEVLGVAYAFANDLLTAQEAEDDGAPLIAPQSAGRHGPEPEFIQLPTFHDEVGCIADKLRAHNEAGTPLCDIAVLVYRNAQVEKVVAMLNQQGIPARAGLAAPTDTDTERVNVLTLHASKGLEFAMVAIPGLGEMPYANHDANQQARVLYVGMTRAMNNLLMTASTESDFAVKARQACELVVA